The region GGTCCCTTTCCGATCATTGTCTCGATTCACGGCGGGGCTTTCAAGATGGGCGACAAAGGCGATTTTCAGGTAAATGCGGCTCTCAGCGGACTTAAACGAGGCTATGCCGTCGTCAGCATCAACTACCGGCTGAGTGGCGAGGCTATTTACCCGGCTCAGATTCAGGACGTAAAAGCCGCCATTCGCTGGATTCGCGCCAACGCCAAAACGTACAAACTGAACCCTGACAAGATCGCGACCTGGGGCGGCTCTGCCGGGGGCAATCTGTCCGCGCTGGCCGGTACCACGGGCGACGTAACCGACTTCGATGATGCGTCGCTGGGCAACGCCAGTCAAAGCAGCCGGGTGCAGGCCGTAGTCGATTGGTTTGGCCCAATTCAGTTCGATCAAATGGACCCGCAGTTCAAAGCCAGCGGCAAGGGAAAAGCCGACCACGACGAAGCTAATTCGCCGGAGTCTCAATTAATTGGCAAGCCCATCACGCAGGCTCCTGAACTGGTCAAACGTGCTAGCCCCGCAGCCTACATCAGCAAAGCCGACCCGCCTTTCTTCATTGAGCACGGCACCAACGACCCACTCGTACCCACGCAGCAGTCCATTAACTTTACGGCGGCCCTCACTGCCGTTCTGGGTAAGGACAAAGTAACCTACACACCCATTGAGGGCGCGGGTCATGGCGGGCCGCAGTTCGAAACGCCGGAAAACCTGGAGAAGGTTTTCGCTTTCCTGGACAAGCACCTGAAATAAACTCTTCGTGTCGATCATGAACGAAACCATTTGGGATCTGGCTCACCTGGGCCACGTTGAACTCCTGACGCCCAAACTCGACCAAAGTACCCGCTTCTTTACGGAGATTATGGGTATGTCGATCACGGCCACCGCTGGTGACTCCATTTACCTGCGGGCTTACGATGACTATGAGCACCATACGCTGAAGTTAACGGCCAGTCCACAAGCCGGTATGCGTCACTTTGCCTGGCGTGCCCGCAGCCCACAGGCCCTCCAGCGCCGGGTGGAAGCCATTCAGCAAACGCCTTATGCCATCGGATGGAACGAAGGCGGCCTCGGCCACGGCCCTGCATTTGAATTTCACTCGCCCGATGGTCACCTGACCGAAATTTACTTCGAAACCGAAAAGTACCGCTGCGGCCCGCAGGATCAATCGGCACTGAAAAACACGGCGAGCCGGTTTCCCGGTCGGGGCATCAACGTCCGGCGTATTGACCACCTCAACCTGTTCGCCAGTGATGTGCGGTCCTACCGGGATTTTCACCTGAATACGCTGGGCGGCATCCTAAGCGAAAGCATTGTCGATGATCTGGAGAACATGAATCCGCGTGCCGTGTGGTTTATGGTCAATTCGAAATCTTACGATTTGGCCGTTACACTCGACTACCTGGCCCTTCGGGGGCGGTTTCACCACCTTACCTACGCCGTAAACAGTCGGGAGGAGGTGCTAATTGCGGCCGATATTTGCCTTGAGAACGGTATTCAGATTGAAACCGGCCCCCACAAACACATCATTCAGCAAACGTTTTTCCTGTACGTCTACGAGCCCGGCGGCAACCGCGTCGAGATTGCCAATACCACCGCCCGGCTCATCACCGACCCCGATTACCAAACCGTTTTCTGGACGATGGAAGAACGAAAACGCGGGCAAGCCTGGGGTTTGCCCACTATACCCAGTTTTCACACGCAGGGCACACCAATGCCAACCCCGTAGAGACGCAATACATTAAACATGAAAAAACTCCTCATTATAGGTGCCCACTCCGGCGATTTTGTCTGGCGGGCGGCTGGCACCATTGCTAAGGCGCTGGAAGAAGGGGCCGAAACCCTGGTCGTTGCCCTGTCGTATGGCGAACGGGGCGAGTCGGGCGAACTTTGGAAAGAAGATACCAAACGCACTGTCGACAGCGTGAAAGCAATTCGGCATGAGCAGGCCCAACAAGCGGCCGACATTCTGGGCACACCGATTCAATTTCTGGACTGGGGCGACTATCCGATGCTGTTGACCGACGAGCGGGT is a window of Spirosoma linguale DSM 74 DNA encoding:
- a CDS encoding conserved hypothetical protein (KEGG: ftn:FTN_0721 hypothetical protein), with the protein product MSVSYRTLFAVLLLSCSLTFAQPPGMPPGGPPPGGTQRGGPMPKANTDGIKNKFLDIAYAQKSPAQKLDIYLPNEGTGPFPIIVSIHGGAFKMGDKGDFQVNAALSGLKRGYAVVSINYRLSGEAIYPAQIQDVKAAIRWIRANAKTYKLNPDKIATWGGSAGGNLSALAGTTGDVTDFDDASLGNASQSSRVQAVVDWFGPIQFDQMDPQFKASGKGKADHDEANSPESQLIGKPITQAPELVKRASPAAYISKADPPFFIEHGTNDPLVPTQQSINFTAALTAVLGKDKVTYTPIEGAGHGGPQFETPENLEKVFAFLDKHLK
- a CDS encoding Catechol 2,3-dioxygenase (PFAM: Glyoxalase/bleomycin resistance protein/dioxygenase~KEGG: bja:blr3819 metapyrocatechase), giving the protein MNETIWDLAHLGHVELLTPKLDQSTRFFTEIMGMSITATAGDSIYLRAYDDYEHHTLKLTASPQAGMRHFAWRARSPQALQRRVEAIQQTPYAIGWNEGGLGHGPAFEFHSPDGHLTEIYFETEKYRCGPQDQSALKNTASRFPGRGINVRRIDHLNLFASDVRSYRDFHLNTLGGILSESIVDDLENMNPRAVWFMVNSKSYDLAVTLDYLALRGRFHHLTYAVNSREEVLIAADICLENGIQIETGPHKHIIQQTFFLYVYEPGGNRVEIANTTARLITDPDYQTVFWTMEERKRGQAWGLPTIPSFHTQGTPMPTP